A single genomic interval of Staphylococcus hyicus harbors:
- the fadX gene encoding fatty acid degradation protein FadX → MKHIDKSEVKTLVQDGDVIGLAALTVSNLPAEVLQLLLSQYDDTQSPKDLTFILANDISSGGLTVELDDFVERGMIKCVMMSIMTASKKTVNAIKSNAIEAYFLPQGVIATHYRQSNSITPGVFTKIGLHTGVDPLYQGGKANARTTKDIVSRVMLLDETYLHYNFPSVDVAILRGTYADAKGNIYMTHEAHLGESYGVALNAKAHGGKVIVQVKAIVDICQQNPNDVFIPGTLVDYIYISENSHNHQQLIQTYYQPELSGERRVRTYPEPTLPFSTRKLILRRAAQLLRHGDTVSIGYGINNELTNLLHEEGVEDAILPIMDTGIFGGFIGSRNHFGMNYNTEARMRHDETWDFIYNGGVSVAYMSFAEVDAQGNVNVSFFGNRMNGCGGFIDISQSVKRLVFCGAFVAGGQLKIENGQLHAHDTSPMHKFVSNVDHIDFNAEYARTLGQEVHVVTDRAVFELRDEGLTLTEIAPGVNLQRDILQHMDFTPNIAEPLSTIDTSIYQEVWGNLSQTLCNQSHTT, encoded by the coding sequence ATGAAGCATATCGATAAATCCGAAGTAAAAACTCTAGTACAAGATGGCGATGTCATTGGACTAGCTGCATTAACAGTGTCAAACCTACCTGCCGAAGTGTTACAACTTCTTTTAAGTCAATATGATGATACACAGTCACCTAAAGACCTTACTTTCATATTAGCGAATGATATTAGCAGTGGTGGTTTAACGGTGGAACTTGATGATTTTGTTGAACGTGGCATGATCAAATGCGTCATGATGAGCATCATGACTGCTTCCAAAAAGACGGTTAACGCCATTAAATCAAATGCAATCGAGGCTTACTTTTTACCACAAGGGGTCATTGCGACGCATTACCGACAATCCAATTCGATAACACCGGGTGTATTTACAAAAATTGGACTGCACACAGGTGTGGATCCACTTTATCAAGGGGGTAAAGCGAACGCGCGTACGACTAAAGATATCGTTTCACGCGTCATGCTTCTTGATGAGACGTATCTACATTACAATTTCCCATCCGTTGATGTGGCGATTTTGAGAGGCACCTATGCGGATGCTAAAGGCAATATTTATATGACACACGAAGCACATCTTGGTGAAAGTTACGGTGTCGCTTTAAATGCGAAAGCACATGGTGGCAAGGTCATTGTTCAAGTGAAAGCAATCGTTGATATTTGTCAACAGAACCCAAACGATGTATTTATTCCAGGAACACTCGTTGACTACATTTATATTTCTGAAAATTCACACAATCATCAACAGTTAATTCAAACGTATTATCAACCAGAACTCTCTGGAGAACGTCGTGTGCGTACTTATCCAGAACCCACTTTACCGTTTTCGACGCGTAAACTGATTTTACGTCGTGCTGCACAACTGCTTCGTCATGGGGATACGGTCAGTATTGGTTATGGCATTAACAATGAGCTCACTAACCTCCTGCATGAGGAAGGTGTGGAAGATGCCATTTTGCCTATTATGGATACGGGTATTTTTGGTGGATTTATTGGCAGTCGCAATCATTTTGGTATGAATTACAACACCGAGGCACGTATGCGTCATGATGAAACATGGGATTTTATCTATAACGGTGGCGTGTCCGTTGCCTATATGAGTTTTGCAGAAGTGGATGCGCAAGGTAACGTGAATGTGTCCTTTTTTGGAAACCGGATGAATGGATGCGGTGGCTTTATTGATATTAGTCAATCTGTGAAACGATTGGTATTTTGTGGCGCTTTTGTTGCCGGCGGTCAACTAAAAATCGAAAATGGGCAGCTCCATGCGCATGACACATCACCGATGCACAAATTTGTTTCTAACGTCGATCATATTGATTTTAACGCCGAATACGCAAGAACACTAGGTCAAGAAGTACATGTTGTAACAGATCGCGCAGTATTTGAATTGCGAGACGAAGGATTAACTTTAACTGAAATTGCACCAGGAGTAAATTTACAGAGAGATATTTTACAACATATGGATTTTACCCCAAATATCGCAGAGCCATTAAGTACTATTGATACAAGTATTTATCAGGAGGTATGGGGGAACTTGTCTCAAACACTTTGTAACCAATCACACACGACGTAG
- a CDS encoding ABC transporter permease: protein MFLAWNEIKRNKLKFSLIVGVLIMVSYLLFLLSGLANGLMNMNREGIDKWHADAIIMNDNANQTIQQSKFKTSDVPNDFKEKATLKQTAVIASNGRTEENALLFGVGQQSFLIPRIIDGKPFQKENEVVIDASLKEKGFKVGDKVDLAQSDETLKVVGISESAKFNASPVLFANDATIAKINPMLTKAVTNAIVVKDPNWQDVKLDSKLEAIKISSFIENLPGYQAQNMTLNFMIVFLFAISATVVGIFLYVMTLQKTHLFGVLKAQGFTNGYLAKMVIAQTFILASIGALIGLGLTMLTGVFLPTAVPVKFDAITLAVFAIVLIGVSLLGSIFSVLSIRKIDPLKAIA, encoded by the coding sequence ATGTTTTTAGCTTGGAATGAAATCAAACGTAATAAACTGAAATTCAGTCTTATTGTTGGTGTACTGATTATGGTGAGTTATTTGTTGTTTTTATTGTCAGGTCTTGCGAACGGTTTAATGAATATGAACCGAGAAGGCATTGATAAATGGCATGCGGATGCCATCATAATGAACGACAATGCGAATCAAACGATTCAACAGTCAAAATTTAAAACATCAGACGTACCCAATGATTTTAAAGAGAAAGCAACGTTAAAACAAACCGCTGTCATCGCTTCGAATGGGCGAACGGAAGAAAATGCTTTGCTGTTTGGTGTAGGGCAACAATCATTTTTAATACCACGCATCATTGATGGTAAGCCGTTTCAAAAAGAGAATGAGGTGGTAATTGATGCGTCATTGAAAGAAAAAGGATTCAAAGTAGGCGATAAGGTTGATTTAGCTCAATCAGATGAAACGTTAAAGGTGGTAGGTATTAGCGAGAGTGCTAAATTTAATGCCTCACCCGTATTGTTTGCGAATGATGCGACTATAGCGAAAATTAATCCAATGTTAACCAAAGCGGTCACGAATGCCATTGTGGTGAAAGATCCAAATTGGCAAGACGTCAAATTAGACTCGAAGTTAGAAGCTATAAAAATAAGTTCATTTATTGAAAATTTACCGGGCTATCAAGCACAAAATATGACTTTAAACTTTATGATTGTTTTTTTATTCGCAATTTCAGCAACTGTAGTGGGCATTTTCCTATATGTCATGACCTTGCAAAAAACGCATCTATTTGGTGTTTTAAAAGCGCAAGGATTTACGAATGGCTATCTCGCTAAAATGGTCATTGCTCAAACCTTTATTTTAGCAAGTATAGGTGCACTAATCGGATTAGGTTTAACGATGCTTACAGGGGTATTTCTACCAACAGCAGTACCAGTGAAATTCGACGCCATCACGCTAGCCGTTTTTGCGATCGTGCTCATTGGCGTCTCATTATTGGGCAGTATTTTCTCGGTATTAAGCATTCGAAAAATTGATCCACTTAAGGCAATCGCATAG
- a CDS encoding ABC transporter ATP-binding protein, with product MLVFKNVTKSFKDGNQTIEAVKSTSLQFQKGELIAIVGPSGSGKSTFLTMAGALQTPTQGEIFINDKNITNMSQKQLSKVRMNEVGFVLQSTNLVPFLTVKQQFQLLKKSKKDVLPPKDYQQLMHQLGLTDLENKLPSEVSGGQKQRVAIAKALYTNPAIILADEPTAALDTENALEVIQILQKLTTERDKICIIVTHDERLTHYCDRVFHMEDGVLTEQR from the coding sequence ATGTTGGTATTTAAAAACGTTACAAAATCATTTAAAGATGGCAATCAAACGATAGAAGCGGTCAAATCGACGTCGCTTCAATTTCAAAAAGGGGAATTGATTGCGATTGTAGGCCCCTCAGGTTCTGGTAAAAGTACCTTTTTAACGATGGCAGGTGCGCTTCAAACGCCCACACAGGGTGAAATTTTTATTAATGATAAAAACATTACAAATATGAGCCAAAAACAGTTATCCAAAGTGCGTATGAATGAAGTGGGATTTGTGCTACAATCCACGAATTTAGTCCCATTTCTTACGGTTAAACAACAATTTCAATTACTTAAAAAATCCAAAAAAGATGTTTTACCGCCTAAAGACTACCAACAGCTCATGCATCAACTGGGCTTAACGGATCTCGAAAATAAATTACCGAGTGAAGTTTCAGGAGGGCAAAAACAACGGGTTGCTATCGCAAAAGCGTTGTACACAAATCCGGCCATTATATTAGCTGATGAACCAACGGCTGCACTTGATACTGAAAATGCGTTAGAAGTCATTCAAATCTTACAAAAACTCACGACAGAACGTGACAAAATATGTATCATTGTGACACATGATGAACGACTGACACACTATTGTGACCGTGTTTTTCATATGGAGGACGGTGTTTTAACAGAACAAAGATGA
- a CDS encoding AAA family ATPase, with protein sequence MVQRIVIMGSPGTGKSTLAYRIAQHTGLPLYHMDALFWEGNQTTSEEALRTRLNHVISKDTWIIDGNYKDTLEMRIQRADLVIWLRAPKWKCIMRVIYRFVTDKFREKGPGANPDILEPSFIKHIWDFPNKSIPAMYDIHEKYKNHCRWIIV encoded by the coding sequence ATGGTACAACGTATTGTGATTATGGGATCTCCAGGAACAGGCAAATCGACACTTGCCTATCGCATTGCACAACATACAGGCTTACCACTCTATCATATGGATGCGTTATTTTGGGAAGGTAATCAAACGACGTCTGAAGAAGCACTTCGAACACGTTTAAATCACGTCATTTCTAAGGACACATGGATTATTGACGGAAACTACAAAGATACACTTGAAATGCGTATTCAACGGGCGGACTTGGTGATTTGGTTACGGGCGCCTAAATGGAAGTGTATCATGCGTGTGATATATCGTTTTGTGACTGACAAATTTCGAGAGAAAGGCCCAGGCGCAAATCCTGATATATTAGAACCAAGTTTTATTAAGCATATTTGGGACTTTCCTAACAAAAGCATCCCCGCAATGTATGACATCCATGAAAAATATAAAAATCATTGTCGCTGGATTATTGTGTAA
- the hypR gene encoding redox-sensitive transcriptional regulator HypR — protein MNLEFNIAIHVMCFLVKHKGERWSSKALAESVCIHPVQIRRVTTQLIEAGLIETHRGKQGGYQANQHTANASLTTLYDMFVPQHMTDQRLLTGASENACLISREIGGIMTTYYDAEFARSKAVYEGQTIHTILEKILKESTL, from the coding sequence ATGAACCTTGAATTTAATATTGCCATTCATGTGATGTGTTTTTTAGTGAAACATAAGGGTGAACGATGGAGCAGTAAAGCGTTGGCGGAATCTGTCTGTATACACCCTGTACAAATTCGTCGTGTGACAACGCAATTAATTGAAGCGGGACTGATTGAAACGCATCGTGGGAAGCAAGGTGGCTATCAAGCCAATCAACACACAGCGAATGCGTCACTTACAACTTTGTATGACATGTTCGTCCCACAGCACATGACTGATCAACGTTTATTAACCGGAGCATCCGAAAATGCATGTCTTATTTCAAGAGAAATAGGAGGCATCATGACTACCTATTATGACGCGGAATTTGCACGGTCAAAAGCAGTTTATGAAGGACAAACAATACACACAATTTTAGAGAAAATATTAAAGGAGTCAACACTATGA
- the merA gene encoding hypothiocyanous acid reductase MerA, protein MKTYDFVVIGFGKAGKTFAKTAASKGKKVAVIEQSPKMYGGTCINIGCIPSKTLIQASKTLPFTEAMTRKAEVVQALNQKNYLNLADDPHIEVYDGKATFQSEHEVRIESTNAETTIRGEVMIINTGATPVIPEIDGIKTSRFVYDSTGVMALPSQPQRLLIIGGGYIALEFASLFASFGTEVTVLERHTHVLSNEDDAIAKEVIQDLENKGVRIETSVEVEKISDTAQEAVIETSNGAFHADAILVATGRTPNTDIGLENVGIALGDKGEIKVNAHLQTTVPHIYAVGDVKGGPQFTYVSLDDFRIIHDHIFGTRQRTTKNRGEIPYTVFIDPPLSRIGLTAAEAQKEGFNIKEGQLPVKQIPRHKINADPRGLFKVVIDANTNLILGASLYGAQSEELINLIHLAMKQGTTYDVMRDMMYTHPTMAESLNDLFKI, encoded by the coding sequence ATGAAAACATATGATTTTGTCGTAATTGGATTTGGTAAAGCTGGGAAAACCTTTGCTAAAACGGCGGCAAGCAAAGGGAAAAAAGTCGCAGTGATTGAACAATCCCCTAAAATGTACGGTGGTACATGTATCAATATTGGCTGTATCCCATCTAAAACCTTAATCCAAGCGAGTAAAACGTTGCCATTTACAGAAGCGATGACACGTAAAGCGGAAGTGGTACAAGCGTTAAATCAAAAAAATTATCTTAATCTTGCAGATGATCCTCATATCGAGGTGTATGATGGAAAAGCAACATTTCAATCAGAACATGAGGTACGTATTGAAAGTACAAATGCGGAAACAACTATTCGTGGCGAAGTGATGATTATTAATACCGGTGCAACACCTGTGATACCAGAAATTGACGGCATCAAGACGTCTCGATTTGTTTACGATTCTACGGGAGTTATGGCACTTCCTTCCCAACCGCAACGCTTATTAATCATTGGTGGCGGTTATATTGCCTTAGAATTTGCTTCCCTTTTCGCAAGTTTTGGTACAGAAGTGACTGTACTTGAGCGTCATACACATGTGCTCAGCAATGAAGATGACGCTATCGCTAAAGAAGTGATTCAAGATTTAGAGAACAAAGGTGTGCGTATTGAGACAAGTGTAGAGGTTGAAAAAATAAGTGACACTGCACAAGAAGCGGTCATTGAGACTTCTAATGGCGCATTTCACGCAGATGCGATATTAGTTGCAACAGGTCGAACACCGAATACAGATATTGGCTTAGAAAACGTAGGCATCGCACTTGGTGATAAAGGTGAAATTAAAGTGAATGCCCACCTTCAAACAACTGTGCCTCATATTTATGCAGTGGGGGATGTCAAAGGAGGACCACAGTTCACATATGTTTCTTTAGATGATTTTCGCATTATACATGATCATATATTTGGGACAAGACAACGTACAACTAAGAACCGTGGTGAGATACCTTATACGGTATTCATCGATCCGCCGTTATCCCGTATAGGTTTAACAGCCGCAGAGGCGCAAAAAGAAGGGTTCAATATTAAAGAAGGTCAACTTCCGGTAAAACAAATACCACGTCATAAAATTAATGCTGACCCACGAGGGTTATTTAAAGTGGTTATTGATGCCAATACGAACCTCATATTAGGAGCATCGCTGTACGGTGCACAGTCTGAGGAATTGATTAATCTCATTCATTTAGCGATGAAACAAGGTACTACCTATGATGTGATGCGTGATATGATGTACACGCATCCGACCATGGCAGAATCTCTTAATGACTTATTTAAAATTTAA
- a CDS encoding sulfite exporter TauE/SafE family protein encodes MLLLFVIGIFGGFISGLVGIGGAIIIYPALLLIPPLLGYPVMTAYIASGLTSAQVFFSTLSGTFSARKKKEFLPQLVLYMGGGMFVGSITGAVIADWLNASFVTTVYIFIAILALVLLFFKVTPRDETPHFNRLWLIMIGVIIGAVSGIVGAGGAFIITPILLAIFKLPMNTVVANSIAIAFISSVGAFVTKAVQGYIPLDLACAIILGSIIFAPIGLKVGRHIPSTVQKGIISLLIVIAITQLIF; translated from the coding sequence ATGTTATTACTATTTGTGATTGGTATCTTTGGTGGCTTTATTTCTGGCTTAGTAGGGATTGGTGGTGCCATTATTATTTATCCTGCGTTATTACTCATTCCACCTCTCTTAGGCTATCCAGTAATGACAGCTTATATCGCTTCTGGATTAACGTCCGCACAAGTATTTTTTAGCACATTAAGCGGTACATTTTCCGCGCGCAAAAAGAAGGAATTTTTACCTCAACTCGTCCTCTATATGGGGGGAGGGATGTTTGTAGGTAGTATTACTGGGGCAGTTATTGCAGATTGGCTTAACGCTTCTTTTGTGACAACAGTTTATATTTTTATCGCAATTCTTGCACTTGTTTTATTATTTTTTAAAGTGACACCGCGTGATGAGACACCGCACTTTAATCGCCTATGGTTAATCATGATTGGGGTTATCATTGGAGCCGTATCAGGGATTGTTGGTGCAGGTGGTGCTTTTATCATAACACCGATACTCCTTGCAATATTTAAATTACCGATGAATACTGTTGTCGCAAATAGTATTGCCATTGCGTTCATCTCATCCGTAGGTGCATTTGTGACAAAAGCCGTTCAAGGCTATATTCCCCTTGACTTGGCATGTGCCATTATATTAGGAAGCATTATTTTTGCACCCATTGGATTAAAAGTCGGACGCCATATTCCAAGTACCGTTCAAAAAGGCATTATTAGTCTATTGATTGTTATCGCCATCACTCAACTCATTTTTTAA
- the cstR gene encoding persulfide-sensing transcriptional repressor CstR encodes MEYDKKLVNRIKRVQGQLNGVIKMMEEDKECKDIITQLSASKASIQRLISIIISENLIDCVKQAENNDEDAQQLINEAVELLVKVK; translated from the coding sequence ATGGAATATGATAAAAAATTAGTGAATCGCATAAAGCGTGTTCAAGGGCAATTAAATGGTGTCATTAAAATGATGGAAGAAGATAAAGAGTGTAAAGATATCATCACACAATTGAGCGCATCGAAAGCATCTATTCAACGTTTAATTAGTATTATCATTAGTGAAAATTTAATAGACTGCGTCAAACAAGCTGAAAACAATGATGAAGATGCACAACAACTGATTAATGAAGCTGTAGAATTATTAGTGAAGGTAAAATAA